The proteins below are encoded in one region of Hordeum vulgare subsp. vulgare chromosome 3H, MorexV3_pseudomolecules_assembly, whole genome shotgun sequence:
- the LOC123445552 gene encoding protein CLT1, chloroplastic-like translates to MATSSSSSSVSTARQPLRCLPAGRAANGAVTLGLPRREARLALRAGARRSVEAAAWAAAAAGPMAWGRSSSKRREESAVCAAAGQVAGRSAGAGAGSRSVGMDVALATAAVVATGTGNRVLYKLALVPLRQYPFFLAQFATFGYVVVYFSILFFRYQAGTVTDEMLSVPQKPFILIGLLEALAAASGMAAGAILSGASIPILSQTYLVWQLLLSAIFLKRRYRVNEITGCFLVTVGVVITVASGSGAGASLQSTGILWPLLMIISFFLQAADTVLKEIIFIDAAKNLKGGSVDLFVVNSYGSAYQAIFMCLLLPFLSKLWGIPFHLLPTYIRDGAACFLNMGSLSAGCEGAPLLPLLFVVVNMAFNISLLHLLKISSAVVSCLASTFSVPLSIYAFTLPLPYISVASTLPPGFVAGAAVLIAGLLTYSLPQPQNCEKTRND, encoded by the exons ATGgcaacgtcgtcgtcgtcgtcgagcgTGTCCACGGCGCGGCAGCCGCTGCGGTGCCTCCCCGCGGGGCGCGCCGCCAATGGAGCGGTGACGCTGGGGCTCCCGAGGAGGGAGGCGCGGCTGGCGCTGCGGGCGGGCGCGCGGCGGAGCGTCGAGGCCGcggcgtgggcggcggcggcggcggggcccatGGCGTGGGGCAGGAGCAGCAGCAAGAGGAGGGAGGAATCGGCGGTGTGTGCGGCGGCGGGGCAGGTGGCCGGGAGGAGCGCTGGGGCCGGGGCGGGCAGCAGGAGCGTCGGGATGGACGTGGCCCTCGCCACGGCCGCCGTCGTCGCCACCGGCACCGGGAACCGCGTGCTCTACAAGCTCGCCCTCGTCCCGCTCCGCCagtaccccttcttcctcgcgcAGTTCGCCACGTTCGG TTATGTGGTTGTCTATTTCTCAATCCTGTTTTTTCGCTATCAAGCTGGCACTGTTACGGATGAGATGCTTTCTGTACCACAGAAGCCTTTTATACTCATAGGCCTCTTGGAGGCTCTAGCAGCAGCGTCAGGGATGGCTGCTGGAG CTATTCTTTCTGGGGCTTCAATACCAATATTATCACAG ACCTACCTTGTATGGCAGCTTCTTTTGTCTGCTATTTTCCTAAAGAGGCGCTATAGAGTTAATGAGATAACTGGATGCTTTCTAGTGACAGTTGGTGTGGTAATAACTGTAGCAAG TGGATCTGGTGCTGGTGCTTCACTACAAAGTACTGGAATTTTGTGGCCACTGCTAATGATAATATCATTCTTTCTGCAAGCTGCTGATACAGTATTGAAG GAAATAATATTTATAGATGCTGCCAAGAATTTGAAG GGTGGCTCAGTTGATCTTTTTGTCGTCAACTCGTATGGCTCTGCTTATCAA GCTATTTTTATGTGTCTCTTGTTGCCATTCTTGTCAAAGTTATGGGGTATTCCGTTCCATCTACTGCCAACATACATCAGAGATGGTGCAGCCTGCTTTCTAAATATGGGATCGTTATCTGCTG GCTGTGAAGGGGCACCACTGCTACCCCTACTATTTGTGGTTGTTAATATGGCATTCAATATATCCTTGCTTCACCTGCTGAAGATTTCTTCGGCTGTTGTATCTTGTCTAGCCTCCACATTCTCAG TTCCGCTGTCGATCTACGCTTTCACTCTACCGCTGCCGTACATCAGCGTGGCGTCGACCCTCCCTCCCGGCTTTGTTGCAGGCGCGGCGGTTCTCATTGCCGGCTTGCTAACATATAGCCTTCCTCAGCCACAAAATTGCGAGAAAACCAGGAATGACTAG